One Dialister invisus DSM 15470 genomic region harbors:
- a CDS encoding IMPACT family protein, translated as MLIPYRSVRTPCRKETEIKKSIFIAQLFPVETEEEAQFILETVRKNHKDAAHHCWAWRIGTVRIREKSSDGGEPQGTAGHPMLHVLQMKSLTNTLSVVTRYFGGIKLGTGGLARAYGGTLAEAVEEAGVLCFMPHVRLELTIPYTAAGAFEHYIKGTDIRVLDRIFAEEVQITCLCLPENKARHEMYFRDMTGGKVKVEDRGEEYVGMETEEKE; from the coding sequence ATGCTCATTCCTTACCGCTCGGTGCGGACACCTTGCCGAAAAGAAACGGAGATAAAAAAATCAATATTTATTGCGCAGCTTTTCCCTGTAGAAACAGAAGAGGAAGCGCAGTTCATTTTGGAAACTGTGCGGAAAAATCACAAAGATGCGGCCCACCACTGCTGGGCATGGCGCATCGGCACCGTCCGCATCCGTGAGAAATCAAGCGACGGCGGAGAGCCGCAGGGGACGGCAGGACATCCCATGCTCCATGTCCTGCAGATGAAATCGCTCACTAATACTCTATCCGTTGTGACAAGATACTTCGGCGGCATCAAACTGGGGACGGGCGGACTGGCGAGAGCATACGGCGGTACTCTGGCGGAAGCCGTGGAGGAAGCGGGTGTTCTTTGTTTTATGCCCCACGTCCGCCTGGAACTTACGATTCCCTATACCGCGGCAGGCGCGTTTGAACACTACATCAAAGGTACGGATATCCGTGTACTGGACAGAATCTTTGCGGAAGAAGTGCAAATCACATGCCTCTGCCTTCCGGAAAATAAAGCAAGGCATGAAATGTATTTCCGGGATATGACCGGCGGAAAAGTAAAGGTGGAAGACCGGGGCGAAGAATATGTGGGAATGGAAACAGAGGAGAAGGAGTAA